From the Leptotrichia trevisanii DSM 22070 genome, the window TGAGCTTCAGCATAACTTCCCATTATATTTAAAAAATCCAAAGAATCCTTAAAAATTACTATTTTTTCATCTTCCACTTTAAGTGCGATAATATAAGGAAATATTCTATTAAAATAATTAAGTTTTTCTTCTTCTGTTTCAAATTTATCTATTTTATTTTTTTCAGCAGTTTCAAAATACATTTTTAAACCTTCAATATACTCCATTTTTCGCTGTCCTGAAACTGTATATTTTCCTATTGCCTTTTCATATATCAAAAACATTATCCCTAAAATTAACAAAATTATTCCAGAAAAAATATCCGCATACAATATCACGCCAATAAACCCGCCCACAGTAGTTGTTACATACAAAAATTTCAATAATCCTCTCTGCATGCTATATACATATGCTAGCCATCCAAATATAAAAATTGTAAGAATCATCGAACTTGCAATATCTTTCTGCATTAATTTTGACAATGTAAAAGCCACACAAATTGCTATTCCCAAAATAAATGGAATAAAATATGAGTAATTATTTTTATAAATCATCTTTTTATATTTCTTTTCCAGAAAATGAACAATTCGATTTTTATACCCAATCACTCCCAGTTTATTCCCAAACAAATCATTTTCCGAAAGAACATCCAGCAAATTATTTTCTTCCTCAAACAAGGTTTCTTTTCTCAATCTCAAATTATCCCTATTTTTCTTATTCAAAGTATATTTCCTATTTCCAGTACCAGCTTCATCAACTTCAGAAATGTATCCCTTTAGTATTAACGACAATATTCCAATTTTCAATATTTCCTTTGAATCCCTCTCACCATTAATATAAGCCACAAACATTGCAGAAATGTAATCTGGCTCCACAAATTCAGGAACAACTGCCTTTCTTTTCGGATCTCTTCCAAAAAAATACCATGTCAAAACAGAGTACACTACAACAAGCACAACCACAATAATTTCAATTATAACTATATAAGATTTATTCATTAATCAGCTCCTTTAATACATTTTTATATTTTAACCTTCTCAAGCTCCAAACTTGTCTAATCTTAATAAGTCAAGCTTTAAAAAAATCAAATACATTTTTAAACAATTTATTAGGAAATATTGAAACTGTATATTCATCGACAAAATATTTTGCCTCTTTGTAATTTCCCATCATATTTAAAAAATTTAAAGAATCCATAAATAATTTAAAACTTTCATCTTCTATTTCAAGTGCAACAGCATAAGGAAGCAAATAATTAAAATAATTCAATTTTTCCTCTTGCGTTTCAAATTTATCTATCCTGTATCTTTCTGTTGTATTAAAATACATTTTCATCCCTTCGATATATTCCATTTTTCTTCTTCCTGCAGTCGTGTACTTTCCTATCGCTTTTTCATAAACCAAAAATATTATCCCTAAAGTAAATAAACTTATGCCCGAATAAATATCAACATACATTATAACCCCAATAATTCCACCTATAACAACTGTAATATATAAAAATTTCAAAACTCCCCTTGACATATCATACACAAGTTTTAACCATATAATTCCTGCTATTGTGGTACGAACTGAATTTTCAACACTTCCCTTTGTTAATTTCAATAATATAAGAAATAATAAAATCACAGTTCCTAAAATAAATGGAATAAAACAAAAATAATTATTTTTATATATCGTTTTCTTATATTTTTTCTCTAAAAAATATACAATACGGTTTTTATATTTTAAAATTAACTGTTTGTTGGAAAATAAGTCCCCCTCAGACAAAATATCCAGTAATTCATTTTCTTCTTCAAATAAATTTGTCTTTCTTAATTCTAAATTTTTTTTATTTTTACTATTCAAAATAAATTTTTTAATTTTTCCTTTTTTATCTTTAATAACGGAAATATAATTTTTGGATAATAATGACAGTATTCCAATCTTTAATATTCTTATTGAATCTCTTTCTCCATTAATATATGCCATGAACATTGCAGAAATATTATGTGGCACATTAAATTCAGGAACAACGGCTTTTCTCTTCGGATCCCTTCCAAAAAAATACCAAGTTAAGACAGAATACACTGTAACAACTACAACTATGATAATTTCCAAAATTTTTATAACAAAATCCACATTTCCCACATCTAAACTCCTAAAACTAAAAATTCACTCTTTCATACTTCATTTTCAATTTCTTCCGGTAAAATCCAAGCCCAATGTGGATTATTTCTTTAACTCCACGATTTTTCAGCTCTACATCATATTCCTTCTCTCTAATCTGCTCAAATCCTTCCATCGCATAATTTTCCATTTCCTCTTCATTTCCTGCCACTTTAAATTCAAAAATATATGCTGGATTTTCCTTATTTTTAGGCTCAAGTACCAAATCAGCCCTTCCATACCCACTTTCCCTTTCAGAAAGCCTAATATAGTCATTTCCCAGAACTATGAAAATCCCTATTAAAAATACTTTGTAATATTTCTCATCCTTATCTGTATCAAAATAACTTAGCGAGGATAATATCTCATCTTGAAGCCCTTTTGCAAATTCTTCTATTTTCCCCTTTTTCAAGTCTTTTATAATATTTGTAAATTTTTGAGTTTTTCTAATAAATCTGGCAATAAACCTGTTCTCAAAAAACTCCAGTATTTCGTTATTCGGTATCCTTATAGGATACTCATTATCTACTTTTTCCCCACCAATCGTCAAATAGCCCGCATACAGAAATAATTGCCATATATCATCTGTATCAAAAGTAAATTCAGAATAATCATTTATTTCCTTATAAATTTTTTCCTTATTAAATAATTTCCCCAAATCATCAAATATTTCCTTATTCCCTTTATCAAGCATTTCATCTATCAATTTATTCCCTGAAACTCCTATCCAGTAAGGACGTAATTGCCCAGCTGACAAAAAATTAATAATCGACCAAGGATTATAGATTTCACTATCTCCAAACTGATAACCGTCATACCATTTCTTAACTTCCTCCAGCTCATATTCAAGCTCATAATATTTCACAGCTCTTATGACTTCATTTTCTGTAAGTCCAAAAAACTCAGAATATTTTTCACTAAATATTGTATTTACTTTCAGATTGTTAAGCCCTGAAAAAATTCCCTCTTTTGCAATCCGTAAAATTCCTGTCATAATCCCAAATTGCAAATACTCATTATCCTTCAAGGCTTCTCCGTAAAATCTTTTGAAAAACGAAATTGCCTTTTTATAGTACCCTGCTTGATATGACTGAATTATTGGAGTATCGTATTCATCAATTAAAACGACAACTTTCTTTTTTCCATAATAATCATACAGATATTTTGTTAAATTTTTTAAAGAATTTTTCCAGTCTGCCCCATCACGTTTGAACCAGATATTATCAAATTCATACAACTTTCTTTCATCCAACTTTTCTCTTATAAAGCTGAATTCATCATACATATTACTTATCAAGTTTCTTATTTCAAAATAACAGTCTTCCCACTCATCTTCCTCAATATTCTTGAAACTTACGAATATTACCGGATATTTCCCCTGTTCACTTGCATATTCACTTTCTGAGATATTAAGATTGTCAAATAATTTTTTGTTTTCTTCCCTGTTTTCAAAATCAAAAAAATATCTTATCATTGACATATTAAGTGTTTTTCCAAATCTTCTTGGACGAGTGAATAGATTTACATTTGCTCCATCTTTTAAAATATTACTAATCAATCCTGTTTTATCAACATAATAGTAATTTTCTTCTATTATTCTTTTAAAATCAGACATTCCTATCGGTAATCGCTTTTTTCTCATTTTTTCACCCCATTTTTTATTTTATGTATACAATAAATTTTCTATTTTCCTCGAAATTTTTTCTTTCAGTTCTTCTTTTTCAAAATAATCCAGTATTACTGAACCTCCTAAAATATTTAAATACATAACAATATCTGTAAAATTTTCTCTTTTTATTTTTACTCCATTTTTCTCAAATTCTAAAATTGTTTCTAAAAATACTGATGTAATTTTCTGGCTGTTACTAAAATTGCTGGCAAATAGGCCTGATATTCTTCCAGAAAAATCAGTTTTAAATACATCCAGTAATTCAAAAGGATTATCTCTTTCTTCATCATAAACTAGTTTTCCCGTCCACCATAATTTTGCCAACAAATGCTTGATTAACGAGCCTTTTTTACCATTTGAAAAAAAATATAATTTTTTTATTTTTTGTGTATCTAATTTCTTCTTATCTAATGCTGAACGATATTTCATATAATCCCAGAAATCTGAATGTGCCATTCCAGCCCATAGTCTTTCGTTTGCAGCTTCAACATTCGTCAAGTCCTTCAAGGAAGTATACATAATTTTCACATTTTCAATATCACTTTCACTCGGCTTTTCATAAGACATATTTAATTTAAATTCAGGAATTTCCTTTTTAAACTCTAAAAATGGATTATTATTTTGAAAAAACTCAAAAATCCATTCATTCGAGTTTGATTTGTAACTCTCTAAATTATTTTCAATATTTTCTCTAAGTTCCTCCAGCGTATTTTCATGTAAAAACTTTAATTTCATTCATCTTCCCCCTCTTCCTGCACAACTCCAATCTGTTTCATAGCTTCAAGGCTTCTCCCAATCGGATAATTTATTATTTTCTGTGCCAAGCTATAGGACTGGTAACTTTCAATATTTTCCCAGTTTAACTCAATCTCAAGATTTTCTAATACTTTTTTTATTGTCCTAAACCAGACATAATCATCATAATTATCATAATCATCTGTCTTTAAGTTTTCCAGAACATAAACTAATGCTGGAAATATAAGGGATGAATGCAAAATTTCTTGATTAGGTTTACTTTGAGATAACATTGCTATATTCTCGTATTCTTCTTTTGGAAGTATTATTTTTATTTTATTTCCCATTATATCAAATTTTACTTCCTTTTCTTCTTTTTCAGCAGTATTTCTCACTAAACAAAAAATTGAAGATGGCTCTCCCAAATTATCATTTTCCTTTTCAATATGTATTTTAAACTGCCTTGCAATTGCTAGAATACTGGATTTTTCAATAAAAAAGGAAATATCACTATAATCTTCATTAAAATTTATATTTATATAATTTTCAATATTCTTTTTAGCTACAATAAAAGTCGAAACCGTTATTTTACTGTCAATTTTTTCTTCTGAAATAAAAATTTTTTTCTTTCCATCACCCGACTTCACAATTTCCCTGTATAAAGTCGCCAAGCATTCTATTCTGAACACAAATTCCGCATATCCGTCATTTATCAATCCTAGTAATCCCAAATCATCTGTAACTGCTTCCAGACTAACTCCAATTTTTCCAATCCCCTTTTCCACTTCCACTTTTGCCATAAAAATCGAATTTAAATAATCGTCATTAAAATAAGTTAGTACAGGATACGGATACAACTTATGTTCGATATTCATAAACATCCACCTCCATTGAACATTCATCAGAATAATTTAAAATAAATGTAAGCGAAAATTTCTGATTTATTTTTAAATCTTCAATATAAATTTTATCCTGCTTTATTCTAAGCGGCTTTTCAAAATCATCATTTTCATACGCATCCCTAATTTTTGCCTTCACACTTGCCTGCTCTCCAGAAAGGCTAATTTTTACACTACCCTTTTCAATATCTTTTTTCGGCAATATCACAAGTTTATATTTTCTCATTTTTTTATTTATTAAAATAACTCTATTTTCCACATTTGATACAATATCTATTTTTTTTATATCAATAATTCCATCTTCATCCTCCATTATGGAAAATTCCTTTTGTAAATTTCTTTTACTTATTTCTCCATTTTTATCAAATAACATTTTTTCATTTTCCATTTCAATATTGGCAAAACTTCCCTTTTCATCAGTAATATTTCTATTTGTTTCTTCTATATCTTTATTAACATTTTTTCTATTTGGAACACTTTCTATTTCTTCTACAGCCAAATTTTTCGTTTTATTACTAATCTTTTCCGTTCTTTCCCTTTCACGTTTCCTATCTACAAAAATCGTATTATCTGGCAAATATTCCCCTATTCCATCCATATCCATACGATCTTCCATTTTATTTTTCCCAAGTTCCATTATTTTATCACGAATCATTTTTTTCAATTCCCTCAGCACATTCTTTGCATTCTTATCCGAATGTCTGTCAGGCTCCCAGTTATCATGCTGTGGCGTTTCCATCTCACGAAAATATTTATTTATATCTTCTCCTACAAGCGTAAAAATTGCCGAAAAATGTAAAAATGATTTAAAATTTTTCAAATCAAATATTTTCATCCCATTGCTTCTTGCCATAAGCACCTGCCTATTAAAATCCCCATACAAAATCCTCAATTCATAATCCCCTAAATCCTGAAACGAATCCTGTGAAACAAAATAATTACCCAAATCCATATCATCTATTTCATCATTTATAATTTTTATTTTTTCATTTTCACTATTTGTAAAATTTTCACCATTCTGATTATCCTGATCCAAATTCTCATTATTTTCAGCACTTACCTCATTTGAGTCAGTCGCTTTTAGAACTCTGTAATAGTCCCATATCGACTGATATTTCTTCTTTTTATTAATTCCATAATCAATTATATTTTTTAAAAGTGTTTTTTGTGAAAGCACGTTCTGATTAATTTTTACAATAAGATTCCGTTTATAAATTGATATTAAAAAATTATCTAAAATCGCAACCACAAGCTCCTCTTCCCAATTTTTATTTTCCAAAAATCCAATTATATACAAATCCGTTCCAGTTTGCCCTTTTCTTCTAAAATTTTCATCAAGGACAATTTCTTCAAAAATAGGGGTATTTTTATCAGTATCTCCATAATATCCTATCCCTTGAGTAAATTTATCATTCTCATCATTATCAATCAAAAAAGAAATCAGCCTTGCCACTCCTTGTGTCGCCAACACTCCTTCCGTATCATAAGTTGTATAAAAAATTGTCCTTAATTCCGAACAGGCAAATGGAGCTGATTTTCCAATTCCATAGCTTCCACCCGACATTCCAGTCTTGTTTGAAATTCCCGATGATTTGATAAGACTTAGCCATGGTGTTATCTTCGTACTCGTACTTTTTGAGCCAAGCAATCCTGTTGTATTAAAATCACTTATTCTCAAAACTGTTATTTTCTCTTTTTCTATTTTTTCACACGCATTTTCAAAAAATTTTCTTGCCTTTTCATCTGAGCTGGAAAAAAGGCATCTTTTCAGTGCATTTCTCAATTTCTCATAACCAGGAATTTTTTTTGTTTCAATTTCAAGTTTAAAAAATTCTACTCCCACAGGTATATTTTTTATCCGCTGTGCATCCAATGAATTCTGACATATCTCCTTGGCAAGCGAAGCAAATAGTTTCCCCCGAAAAGTTTCAATTCCGGCCTCACTGATTCCATGCCACTCTGAATAATTATTTTCTGGAAAATTCCAATTTATAGCCATAATTTCCAACCCTCCTAAACAGCCTAATATTTACCATAATTATATCATTAAAAAAATTTTCTTTCAATAAAAACAAAAATTTCCCTTGACATTAAGGGAAAAATTCGATATAATAATTTTGTTAAATTTTTTGCCGCTTTAGCTCATCTGGTAGAGCAACTGACTTGTAATCAGTAGGTGGTTGGTTCGAGTCCGACAAGCGGCACCACTTTATAAAAATCACTCATATTATAATTTAGAACTATTTTATTTCGGTAAAATAGTTTTTTTATTTGTAAAAATATTACTAATCAAGTAAAATATATTTTTTAGTATTTTACGCATAATCTTAAACTTGATTTCAATTTTGAAGTGGTTTTACCATATTAAATATTTATAATTTATATCAAACACAATTCTTAAACTGATAATCATTTATAATCTAGCAACACTTTTTTAATAATAATCATCAAAGTCATCATAATGATTTCTTGGTGGTGCTGGTATTGATATTGCCGGTTCATCTTCTTGTATGTATATAGGTTCGTCATCTTCATCCCATGCGGGTTCCCAGTATGATTTAGCTGAAAACGACACTGTACTTAAGCAAAATAACGATACCAAAATAATAATCTTTTTCATCTCGATACCTCTTTCTTTTTGCAAAAATTATATTCATACAGTAAAACCACTTCAAAATTAAACTCAAATATTAACTATCCCCTTTAAAACTCAAATTTTATTTACTTTCCTGATTTTCAAATTCTACATTATTCAAAAGAATCTCAACTCTTCGATTATTGTATCTGCCATCAACTCTATCGTCTGTATCTACAGGCGTATTTGCTCCTTCGCCTTTTATTTTTCCAAAGGAAAATCTTTTATCCAATCCAAATTCCCTCATTAATCTTGCAAAATTTTTTGCCCTTGTTTCTGATAATTTTAAATTATGTTTTTGTGAACCTGTAGAATCTGTATGTCCTATAACATCAATTGTTCCAGATTTACCATATTTATTTAAATCATTGACAATTTCCCTAATAGTTGATGCTTCAGACTCATTCAGTACATTTCCATCTATGTTAAAACCTCTTATAACACATTTTTTTTCTTCTAACGAACAAGGTCCCCCTAAATATGCCATTGCATTTATTCCAACTGCCATCACTAAAAATAAAACTAATTTCTTCAATTATTATCACTCCTTAATATTTTTTTCACTAAAATTATACCACATTTTTTTCAAAAAAAAAGAAAAATCTGACAAAATCAAATCTTTCTTTTCTATTTTAAATATTATTTCTTAGTTTTCTTAACCAATAATTTATTGTGTTCCTTTATCACTTCATTGAAGTTTGCAAGTACATTTTCTGGTGTTCCTTCCTCTGTCTGTGCAAAGAAGCTGTCACTTACCGATGAATGTGAGGCTTTTTCCTTTTTCTCTATTCTTTGGATGAATACATTTACAGATTGCTTAAATTTATTTGCTTTTTGGATAAATTCACTGTGATCTCCAGGATTATATCCTTCCTTCCCAAGTTGTTTTGTATTTTTTATGGATTTTTCAAATTTATTAAAAAGTTTATCCATTCTTTCCTGAATTTTTCTGAATTTTTTAGGATTCCCCTTTACCGTAAAGTCGCTTGCGTCTAACCCTTGTTTATGAATTTCCTTTATAATTTTGTCGCCTTCTTCAATAAATACAAATTGATTGTATGTAATAAATTGTTTTCTTTTATCATAATCTTTTATCATTAATTTTTTTATTTCATTAGATTTTTTTTCAAATACTTCCTTGTAACTTTTTGTCACCTGATTATATTTATCTAATGAAGCAAGCAGTTCTGAATGTAAAGTTTGAGCTTTTGCATAATTATCCTGTAAATATTGCTTATTTTTATAATAAGTTCTCATTTCTTCTGCAACTGGCAGCATTTTTTCAAGTATTGGAATCATAGCTATCGCCTTTTTATCCAGTTCATCTTTCTTCTCTTTACTTGTTGACAATTCCTTTAATTTATCAATAAAGTTTTTATCTATCGCAATATCCGCTTCAATATCCTCAGTCTGAATATTTTTAAACTTTTTATCCATTCCTGCATCTTCAAAATAATACAAAAGTCCTTTATCAACATTTAATATTCTGTTATAAAATCGTATATGTTTATTATATTTATCTTTGTTTTTCTCTAATACAATCTGTTCCTTGGAAACACCACTTAACGATTTTTTTTCTACCTTTCCTGTCTGCCATGATAAAAAAACGATAACCAGCATTATTATTACTATTGCTCCTATTTTTTTCATATAACTTTTTCAATCCTCCTCTATTTTAACAACATCTAATTTATTTTAAAAATTCTAATTAACCAAGTTTTAACTTCTTTGAGTTTAATTTCAAATTTATTTCACTACCTATACAATTATAATAATTTTTACAGATAATGTCAAATAAAAATAATATATTTATAAAAAAATTTATTTTACATATTTTAAATAATGTTATATAATGTACTTGAATCCTCGAAAATTAACTTAACAAAAGTTAAACAACTATAGAGGTTGAGCAAAATAGTCATAACTTTAAAATGTTATTACTACAATTTAAACATTTCAAAATTATAGAAAGAAGGGATAAAAATGAAAAAATTATTAGTTATTATTTCAATGTTTATGGTATTTTTAGTTGGATACGGAAAAGTAAAACCTCTTGATGTGAATATGGAAGCTGGAACAAAAATTCCTAATTTTGAGCTAAGAGACTTTAATGGAAAATATACAAAAAGTAGAAAAATATTCAATAATGGTAAACCTACACTATTAGTGTTTGCTGCTGAGTGGTGTCCACACTGCCATACTGAATTACCGGAAGTACAAAAATTTTATGAAGAAAATAAGGATAATGTAAATGTAGTAGTTGTATTTACAAGCAGAAGAACAAATTTAACAGCAACAAAACAATTTGTCGCAGAAAATAAATTTACTTTCCCTGTTTACTACGACGCTAATCAATCATTAATGAACGGCTTTAAAGTTAAAAATGTTCCAACTAATTTGATAATACAAAATTCAGTTATAGAAAATGTTTTTGTGCAAATAATGGATTATGATAATTTAAAACAGGCGTTTTATCTTAATTAAATTTTTTTATTGAATTTGTCTGAATAATCAAAAAAATGAAAAATAATAACTTTTTGAATTGAATTTTAAAATAATTTATTATAAATTTACTAAAAAATATAAAACATGATCTAACGACTAAATATAAAAATTAGTTTAAAGATCATGTTTTTTAGAAATAACACAAAACTTTTTATATATATTTGAATCTCTCCAACATTGAGTTCATCATGGTAAATAACCTGTCTGATTGCATTTTATCACCTTCATTACCTGAATAGAATTCTATCGTATCCAGTTCCATTGGCTCTGGCCCGTCTTCTCCTTCTACTAATACATGGTTTAAACTATTGTGTAAATAATAATTTATTTTTTTACCTTTATATTCTATAGTAATTCTTTTATCCGATATTCCATCAGGCAATACTCCTTCAAAGCAGTAAAGTTCATCTTTTACAGGACTTATAGTGAAAAGCGTACGAATAATTTTAAATGTTATTTTATTATCTTTGGCATCTTGAAATTTCACTTCTTCCACTTTTACTTTCATTCCATTTTGATGGACTTTAGATTTAAGCAAGGTTCCCAAAGATGTGTCTCCTTTATAATGAATCTTTTGCCCTTCACAAGTTTTACCAGTAGTTTCATAAAACAACATAAGATGAGTACCTATCCCTGTAGAATGCGATTTATCCAATCTTTTATAAGTTTAGCCAATCCAATAAGAGGAATTATGATTAAAAAATAAGAAGAATACTAAAAATTTCTTAAAAAAACTATTTTTCATAAAAACCACGTCCTTATATGCTTTCTTAATAAGTCTAATTCTTTTTTGTTATTTTAAGTATATTACTGTATAATTCTTAATTTTTAATCGACTGTAAATGACAGTATCATTAACAATGAGACAATTATAACACAGGAACAAAATGGTTTTATCACATGAACACATCAGCAGTATCGAAGCTTATAGAAAAATATGAACTTATCTTAAAAATATTAAGAAATATTAGCCCGTATAATTTTTATCTAATTATAGAAATTAATATAATTTTGTACCACATTCTGGGCAGAACTTGCTACCATTTGTTTTTGTACCACATTCTGGACAAAACTTCGGTGCAGTGCTATTTCCTGTAGATTGAGCATTTTCTGAAGGTTGTTGATTATTTTGTGTTTGATTTGACTGGTTGTTCATCTGGTTCATCTGATTTGCCATTTGTTGTCCCATCATCATTCCCATTTGCATACCTGCCATATTCCCGGCCATATTTCCTGCACCTTCTCCATTTTCCATTGAATCAGCCATAGCCATTTGAGTATATTTGTTTACATCCCCAACCATACTTTGTCCTGCCGCTTTTTCCTGCATTCTCTTAATTTCTTCTGGATAACTGAAGCTGGAAATAGAAAAACTAGGAATAGAAAGTCCTATTTTTCGCATCTCAAAGTCCATATCTTCCTTTATTCCATTTCCTATTTCAAATGAATTCATTTGAAGATTGAACATATCCTTTCCTTCTCTTGCTATCCACTTCATAAGAAGCTGATCCAGCATTGAAATTACCCTTTCCTTTACATCATCAATACTAAACTGCTGCTTAATTCCAGCAATTTTATCAATCAGCACATTATAGTTATCAATTTTACAAGCCATCGTTCCAAAAGCTCTTATCGGTATTCCACCTGGAAGTCCTGGTGCTGGAATATTAATGGCATTTTTTGTCCCCCATTTTACAGTAACTTCCTTTGTATTGATAAAAAGTACTTCCGCTCTCATTCCAGAGTTAAACCCAAACTTAAATCCTTTTAATGTTGACAGAAAAGGTACTATTTGAGAGGCAATATCATAACTTCCCTCGTCTTCAAACACACCTTCCACTTTTCCATTAAAAAGAAAAATTGCATCTTGTCCGAGCCTTATAATTAATTTTGAACCTTTTTTTATTTCCTTATTTGACCATTTCCAAAAAAGCATCTCATCGTTGTATTGCTCCCATTCTATTACGTTCGCAAGTTGATTGCCAAATAATCCCATTTTTTACTGCTCCTTTCAATTTATAATCCCATTTCCTTTTTCAATCTTTCTATTTCAGCATCAACTGCTGATGAACTTTCTGACTCTCCACTATCATATTTTTTCATAAGATCATCCACTTCATCTTTTTTAGGTGAATTAAGTTCCATTGATGCATTTGCTTCATCCAGCATTCTATCAACTTTTTCTTCAATAGAATTAAATGAATCCATTTTTCCACTTATTCCAGTAGAAGAAGTCATTGTATTGATTTTTTGTGCAGATTTCGCCATTTTTATTTTTGCTTTTATTTCGTTTCTTTTTGCATTAAGTTTTTGTATATCTGATGTAAGTTTATCGTGCATTTCTCGCATTTTCAAAGAATTTTCAACCGCAATCATTTTTTCTTTTTCCAAAGATTCCAATTTTATCTTAATAGATTCCTTCTTTTCCAAAAACATTCTTGCATCAGCTTCATTTCCAGCCTGCAAAGCCTTTTTCGCATAGTTTTCCATTTTATTGATTTCATCTTCACATTCTGTAACTTTTCTTTTTGCTGCACTTTCCTGTGCCATTATAGCAACTGTTTCAGCCTTTACACTTCCCAGATCCCTTTCCATATCCCGTAAATACTGATCTATCATTTTTTCAGGATCCTCCATTTTGTCTAATAACGCATTAATATTAGATGCCATTATTGCTTTAAATCTTCCTAAAATACTAGCCATTTTCAATTCCTCCTAATTATTTTATTAAATTTTATTTATATAAATAATAAATTATTGCCGCAGCTACAATTATTGCCACTATAACTGCAAATGCTATCTTAACTGCAGATTTCGGATATTCTCCCACTATTATTCCGCTTTCTCCGTTTACAATAACTTGATAGGATTTTCCGTTAAAAGAATAAGACATTGAGTATACAGGCAGTAATAAAAGTCTATAGTATTCATTGCTCCAATAAACATTAAATCTTATATTTCTTACCCTATCATATCTCCTTAACACATCCGAACTAATAGTATTATAAATTCTATTTTCCATTATTAGCTTAGATTCTTCATATCCTTGCCTCATAGGTATCTTAAAAATTTCAGAATTATATCCCGACAAATATCCAGATGAAAAATCTATCGTATCTTCCACATTAAATCCACCCAGACTTTTTATAAGGCCGTCCTTTAATGTTCTGGAGGCTCGCATTATTACATTCTGAAATTCATTTTGAACATTTCCTCTTACAAAATACCAGTCTGTAACTATTCTTGTTTTTATTTTTCCATCTTCTTCATAAGTTTCTGTTCTGTCAATACCTCCTTCAGCAGTATAATC encodes:
- a CDS encoding YiiG family protein, with product MKKIGAIVIIMLVIVFLSWQTGKVEKKSLSGVSKEQIVLEKNKDKYNKHIRFYNRILNVDKGLLYYFEDAGMDKKFKNIQTEDIEADIAIDKNFIDKLKELSTSKEKKDELDKKAIAMIPILEKMLPVAEEMRTYYKNKQYLQDNYAKAQTLHSELLASLDKYNQVTKSYKEVFEKKSNEIKKLMIKDYDKRKQFITYNQFVFIEEGDKIIKEIHKQGLDASDFTVKGNPKKFRKIQERMDKLFNKFEKSIKNTKQLGKEGYNPGDHSEFIQKANKFKQSVNVFIQRIEKKEKASHSSVSDSFFAQTEEGTPENVLANFNEVIKEHNKLLVKKTKK
- a CDS encoding OmpA family protein, which codes for MKKLVLFLVMAVGINAMAYLGGPCSLEEKKCVIRGFNIDGNVLNESEASTIREIVNDLNKYGKSGTIDVIGHTDSTGSQKHNLKLSETRAKNFARLMREFGLDKRFSFGKIKGEGANTPVDTDDRVDGRYNNRRVEILLNNVEFENQESK
- a CDS encoding DUF2207 family protein, with protein sequence MNKSYIVIIEIIVVVLVVVYSVLTWYFFGRDPKRKAVVPEFVEPDYISAMFVAYINGERDSKEILKIGILSLILKGYISEVDEAGTGNRKYTLNKKNRDNLRLRKETLFEEENNLLDVLSENDLFGNKLGVIGYKNRIVHFLEKKYKKMIYKNNYSYFIPFILGIAICVAFTLSKLMQKDIASSMILTIFIFGWLAYVYSMQRGLLKFLYVTTTVGGFIGVILYADIFSGIILLILGIMFLIYEKAIGKYTVSGQRKMEYIEGLKMYFETAEKNKIDKFETEEEKLNYFNRIFPYIIALKVEDEKIVIFKDSLDFLNIMGSYAEAQCYVNEYVDRKFPIFRKKYIFW
- a CDS encoding AAA family ATPase, whose translation is MRKKRLPIGMSDFKRIIEENYYYVDKTGLISNILKDGANVNLFTRPRRFGKTLNMSMIRYFFDFENREENKKLFDNLNISESEYASEQGKYPVIFVSFKNIEEDEWEDCYFEIRNLISNMYDEFSFIREKLDERKLYEFDNIWFKRDGADWKNSLKNLTKYLYDYYGKKKVVVLIDEYDTPIIQSYQAGYYKKAISFFKRFYGEALKDNEYLQFGIMTGILRIAKEGIFSGLNNLKVNTIFSEKYSEFFGLTENEVIRAVKYYELEYELEEVKKWYDGYQFGDSEIYNPWSIINFLSAGQLRPYWIGVSGNKLIDEMLDKGNKEIFDDLGKLFNKEKIYKEINDYSEFTFDTDDIWQLFLYAGYLTIGGEKVDNEYPIRIPNNEILEFFENRFIARFIRKTQKFTNIIKDLKKGKIEEFAKGLQDEILSSLSYFDTDKDEKYYKVFLIGIFIVLGNDYIRLSERESGYGRADLVLEPKNKENPAYIFEFKVAGNEEEMENYAMEGFEQIREKEYDVELKNRGVKEIIHIGLGFYRKKLKMKYERVNF
- a CDS encoding DUF6339 family protein, which produces MKLKFLHENTLEELRENIENNLESYKSNSNEWIFEFFQNNNPFLEFKKEIPEFKLNMSYEKPSESDIENVKIMYTSLKDLTNVEAANERLWAGMAHSDFWDYMKYRSALDKKKLDTQKIKKLYFFSNGKKGSLIKHLLAKLWWTGKLVYDEERDNPFELLDVFKTDFSGRISGLFASNFSNSQKITSVFLETILEFEKNGVKIKRENFTDIVMYLNILGGSVILDYFEKEELKEKISRKIENLLYT
- a CDS encoding DUF2207 family protein translates to MGNVDFVIKILEIIIVVVVTVYSVLTWYFFGRDPKRKAVVPEFNVPHNISAMFMAYINGERDSIRILKIGILSLLSKNYISVIKDKKGKIKKFILNSKNKKNLELRKTNLFEEENELLDILSEGDLFSNKQLILKYKNRIVYFLEKKYKKTIYKNNYFCFIPFILGTVILLFLILLKLTKGSVENSVRTTIAGIIWLKLVYDMSRGVLKFLYITVVIGGIIGVIMYVDIYSGISLFTLGIIFLVYEKAIGKYTTAGRRKMEYIEGMKMYFNTTERYRIDKFETQEEKLNYFNYLLPYAVALEIEDESFKLFMDSLNFLNMMGNYKEAKYFVDEYTVSIFPNKLFKNVFDFFKA